A window of Apium graveolens cultivar Ventura chromosome 8, ASM990537v1, whole genome shotgun sequence contains these coding sequences:
- the LOC141677176 gene encoding DNA (cytosine-5)-methyltransferase CMT2-like — translation MELPHQEHDDKSLHVVGITETEEPLPLDTSDLIAKSWNPILDTSDSPDPGESPMQLPGSPPPVSGGDSGSGLSKKRKAADGDLGSGSSEIRVLRSGKLVGSTAFREGGGIEDGVGSGSGKALRSGELKKVPPTALLEFNKGIKGVVGSTSGKVLRSGKVAVPKLCHNEEGIGKGKALDSSSGKARKQKPVAFLVGEPVPDVEAREKWKWRYQLKDQRRKGQGWILNANEEDEIILNVECHYSQAKVGGRMFSIGDCACIKGNGKEKHVGRILEFFRTTESEDYFRVQWFYKAGDTVMKDMASFHDRKRLFYSTLENDNPLDCLISKVNVTEITREPGFQLKADQSTNFYYDMEYCVEYSTFRNLLTDNSVLRRAISSLNYTDAFRTTASTPSLEEDLSNCRSQKSDFALLDLYAGCGGMSTGLCLGAELSGIKIVTKWAVDYQKSACDSLELNHPETQVRNMPAEDFLELLKEWEKLCNLYALGFNDSGFDDSDTVESNISTDSLEDDKVPRGEYEVSSFVDITYGTISKSGKQGLKFKVRWKGYDSSEDTWEPIEGLSNCQDHLKDFVRRGSKSKILPVPGDVDVICGGPPCQGISGYNRFRNVDSPLTDERNHQIVVFMDIVKFLKPRYVLMENVADILRFDKGSLGRYALSRMVNMKYQARLGIMPAGCYGLPQFRLRVFLWGALPSEKLPQFPLPTHDVVVKYAPATEFEQNTVAYSEGQPRDLEEAAILHDAISDLPPVTSQETREEMTYEKHPETEFQKYIRSIKYERGYTSNDVPETKNQVLYDHRPYQLSEDDYLRVCLIPHRKGANFRDLPGVIVDQDNKVSRDPTKELEMLPSGKPLVPDYAFTFEKGRSKRPFARLWWDETVGTVVTFPSCHNMAVLHPEQDRVLTLREFARLQGFPDYYRFCGTIKERYCQVGNAVAVSVSRALGYALGMAFQKLDGDGPLLKLPPKFAYLVPERTEKLASEH, via the exons ATGGAACTTCCCCATCAAGAGCATGATGATAAATCTTTGCATGTAGTTGGGATTACTGAAACAGAGGAGCCTTTGCCTCTTGATACATCTGATTTAATTGCCAAATCTTGGAACCCCATTCTGGATACATCTGATTCACCAGATCCTGGTGAGAGTCCAATGCAGCTTCCGGGATCTCCTCCTCCGGTTAGTGGAGGTGATTCCGGGTCTGGGTTGTCGAAGAAACGAAAGGCGGCGGATGGGGATTTAGGATCAGGATCTAGTGAGATCAGGGTTTTGAGATCAGGGAAACTTGTTGGGTCAACTGCATTTCGGGAGGGTGGGGGAATTGAGGACGGGGTAGGTTCGGGTAGTGGAAAGGCGTTGCGATCAGGGGAATTGAAGAAGGTGCCGCCTACTGCATTGCTTGAATTTAATAAGGGAATTAAGGGCGTGGTAGGTTCGACTAGTGGTAAGGTTTTGAGATCAGGGAAAGTGGCGGTGCCTAAATTGTGCCATAATGAAGAGGGGATTGGTAAGGGTAAGGCGTTGGATTCGTCAAGTGGTAAAGCTAGGAAGCAGAAACCGGTTGCATTTTTGGTAGGGGAGCCTGTTCCGGATGTCGAAGCTAGGGAAAAATGGAAATGGCGTTATCAACTCAAG GATCAAAGACGCAAGGGCCAAGGCTGGATATTAAA TGCTAATGAGGAGGACGAAATAATTTTAAATGTGGAGTGCCACTACAGTCAAGCTAAAGTTGGTGGCCGTATGTTCAGTATTGGAGATTGCGCTTGTATAAAG GGAAACGGAAAGGAAAAGCATGTTGGCAGGATATTAGAATTTTTCCGAACAACAGAGAGTGAAGATTATTTTAGAGTCCAGTGGTTTTATAAAGCTGGGGATACT GTTATGAAGGATATGGCTTCTTTCCATGACAGAAAGCGTTTATTCTATTCAACTTTAGAAAATGACAATCCATTAGACTGCTTAATTTCCAAAGTCAATGTTACAGAAATAACAAGAGAG CCTGGTTTTCAATTAAAAGCTGACCAGTCGACGAACTTCTATTATGACATGGAGTACTGTGTTGAATATTCAACTTTCAGAAATTTATTGACTG ATAATTCTGTTCTGAGACGTGCTATATCCTCATTAAATTACACTGATGCTTTCCGTACAACCGCAAGTACGCCTTCCTTGGAGGAGGACCTATCGAATTGTAGATCTCAAAAATCCGACTTTGCACTACTAGATCTCTATGCTGGTTGTGGTGGAATGTCAACTGGATTGTGCCTTGGTGCTGAACTTTCTGGCATTAAAATTGTTACA AAATGGGCAGTTGATTATCAGAAATCTGCATGTGATAGCTTGGAACTAAATCATCCTGAGACACAA GTAAGAAATATGCCTGCCGAGGATTTTCTGGAACTATTAAAGGAATGGGAAAAGCTATGTAATTTGTATGCACTGGGCTTTAATGACTCGGGCTTTGATGACTCGGACACAGTAGAATCCAATATCAGTACAGATAGTCTAGAAGATGATAAGGTGCCTCGCGGAGAGTATGAGGTCTCATCATTTGTTGATATCACATATGGCACTATCAGTAAATCAGGAAAGCAAGGACTAAAATTCAAG GTGCGTTGGAAGGGCTATGATTCGAGTGAAGATACTTGGGAGCCTATTGAAGGATTAAG CAATTGTCAAGACCATCTGAAGGATTTTGTAAGAAGGGGATCAAAATCTAAAATCTTGCCTGTTCCA GGTGATGTTGATGTTATCTGTGGCGGTCCTCCGTGCCAAGGAATTAGTGGTTATAATCGCTTCAGAAATGTAGATTCTCCACTAACTGATGAAAGAAATCATCAAATCGTTGTCTTTATGGACATTGTGAAATTCTTGAAACCGAGGTATGTCTTGATGGAAAATGTAGCTGACATCTTAAGGTTCGATAAAGGTTCTCTAGGAAGATATGCCCTAAGTCGCATGGTAAATATGAAATACCAAGCAAGGCTTGGAATCATGCCTGCCGGTTGTTACGGTCTACCACAATTTCGATTGCGTGTGTTCTTGTGGGGTGCTCTTCCTAGTGAA AAACTCCCTCAATTTCCACTTCCCACACATGACGTTGTTGTCAAATATGCTCCGGCTACTGAATTTGAG CAAAACACTGTTGCTTATAGTGAAGGCCAACCCCGTGACCTTGAAGAAGCTGCTATTCTTCATGATGCCATCTCTGATCTTCCACCT GTAACAAGTCAGGAAACACGGGAGGAGATGACATATGAAAAACATCCAGAAACAGAGTTTCAGAAGTATATTAGGTCAATTAAATACG AGAGAGGCTATACGTCAAATGATGTTCCAGAAACAAAAAATCAAGTACTTTATGACCATCGGCCTTATCAATTGAGCGAAGATGATTACTTGCGAGTTTGTTTGATTCCGCATAGAAAG GGAGCGAATTTTAGGGACTTACCCGGTGTCATAGTTGATCAAGATAACAAGGTTTCTCGTGATCCAACCAAAGAGCTTGAGATGCTACCATCTGGAAAGCCGCTG GTACCGGATTATGCCTTCACTTTTGAAAAAGGGAGGTCAAAAAG GCCTTTTGCAAGGTTGTGGTGGGATGAGACTGTTGGAACTGTAGTGACGTTTCCTTCGTGTCACAATATG GCAGTGTTACACCCAGAGCAGGATCGAGTCCTTACTCTACGCGAATTCGCAAGGTTGCAAGGGTTTCCTGATTATTACAGATTCTGTGGTACTATTAAAGAAAG GTACTGCCAGGTCGGGAATGCAGTGGCTGTATCAGTTTCCCGAGCCCTTGGATATGCTCTTGGCATGGCTTTCCAAAAGTTGGACGGAGATGGGCCGCTCTTGAAGTTACCACCCAAATTTGCATACCTAGTACCTGAAAGAACTGAAAAGTTGGCATCAGAACACTGA
- the LOC141678241 gene encoding UDP-glycosyltransferase 89B2-like, which yields MESAGEILVLPFYGQGHLFPAMELCTHLASRNYNPTLIIPSYLSSSVPESLRSHPLIFVVDIPADPSDLQPPPPKVPASSGRGGGRNLFESQHQQLGIGIETYLTTRCKEEGYVSPKCVVVDVMMSWSKEMFHDFGLQTACFFTSGACAEAMDYASWKEGASEMKPSDTKILSGLPQDMALAYSDLDRKPRMGGRGLGRGHGGGGSHGPPGGDRMKHGPPGPGQKPKWLDEIEGSVAMLINTCDELEHDFIKYIATQTGKPVWGVGPLLPQEYWKSAGSLILDGKVRSGGRKSNYTEEEVIQWLNGKPGKSVIYISFGSEVGPTNEEYQKLATALEGSDWSFIWVIQANSGKTGPLLGIQNDQEGGFYPYGLKQKVGDRGLIIQGWAPQLLILSHPSTGGFLSHCGWNSTVEAIGCGVPFLAWPIRGDQFHNAKLIVSHLKVGCKVSSGGSSHPLKQEDIANGINTLMSDEEIHKRAAVIQGCFASGFPASSVSALDVFVDFISKMQLS from the coding sequence ATGGAATCAGCTGGAGAAATCTTAGTATTGCCTTTTTATGGACAAGGTCATCTTTTCCCTGCCATGGAGCTCTGTACTCACTTGGCTTCTCGTAATTATAATCCTACTCTTATCATCCCATCTTACCTTTCCTCTTCTGTTCCTGAATCTCTGCGGAGTCATCCTTTGATCTTCGTGGTTGACATTCCCGCGGATCCTTCTGATCTACAGCCTCCACCTCCCAAGGTACCTGCAAGTTCAGGACGTGGTGGAGGAAGAAATCTTTTTGAAAGCCAGCATCAGCAGCTTGGCATTGGTATCGAAACCTACTTGACAACCCGGTGTAAAGAAGAGGGTTATGTTAGTCCCAAGTGTGTTGTGGTAGATGTGATGATGAGCTGGAGTAAGGAGATGTTTCATGACTTTGGTTTACAAACAGCCTGTTTTTTCACTTCTGGTGCTTGTGCTGAAGCTATGGATTATGCTTCTTGGAAAGAAGGAGCTTCTGAAATGAAGCCCAGTGATACCAAGATTCTTTCAGGGTTGCCTCAAGATATGGCCCTGGCTTATTCGGATCTTGACAGAAAGCCGAGAATGGGTGGTCGTGGTCTTGGTAGGGGTCATGGTGGAGGAGGTTCACATGGACCACCAGGTGGTGATAGGATGAAGCATGGACCGCCTGGACCGGGGCAGAAGCCTAAATGGTTGGATGAGATAGAAGGATCAGTGGCAATGCTGATTAATACATGTGATGAATTAGAACATGACTTTATCAAATATATTGCTACTCAGACTGGAAAGCCTGTGTGGGGTGTAGGTCCACTTTTGCCCCAAGAATACTGGAAATCAGCTGGCTCTCTTATTCTTGATGGTAAAGTAAGATCCGGTGGCAGAAAATCGAACTACACAGAAGAAGAGGTGATTCAATGGCTAAATGGGAAGCCAGGCAAATCCGTAATCTATATTTCATTTGGGAGTGAAGTTGGACCAACTAATGAAGAGTATCAGAAGCTTGCAACTGCTTTAGAGGGGTCAGATTGGTCTTTCATATGGGTGATCCAGGCTAATTCAGGGAAAACCGGTCCACTTTTAGGAATCCAGAATGATCAAGAGGGTGGCTTTTATCCCTATGGCTTGAAACAAAAAGTTGGGGACAGGGGACTGATAATTCAAGGATGGGCACCGCAGTTGTTGATACTGAGTCATCCATCAACAGGAGGTTTTCTGTCACACTGCGGTTGGAACTCGACAGTTGAGGCGATTGGCTGCGGAGTTCCGTTCTTGGCATGGCCAATCAGAGGTGATCAGTTCCACAATGCTAAGTTGATAGTTTCTCATCTTAAGGTCGGATGCAAAGTATCAAGCGGTGGAAGTTCACATCCTCTCAAGCAGGAGGATATAGCTAATGGAATCAATACTTTGATGTCAGATGAAGAGATTCACAAACGAGCAGCAGTTATACAAGGGTGCTTCGCAAGTGGTTTTCCTGCAAGTTCAGTGTCTGCATTGGATGTTTTTGTGGATTTTATTAGCAAAATGCAACTTAGCTAA